The DNA region TGCCTGCTGTGTGAGTGGGGCAGTGGTTTTTCTCCTGACAACTCTTTCCCTCGCAGGATCGGGCTGTCCCCAGCGGTAGGTACCGAACTGCTCTCTGGGCCAGCTGTCTCGGAAACCTCCTCCTCGGAGTGGCGGTGTTAGCGATGGGACTTTGGCGTGAGTAGCTCTGTGTGCTGGCACGGGGACAGCCGAAGGACAGTCCAAAGCAGGGAGGGGGTCCCTGCACTGGGGGGTGCTTGTGTAGGcagcaaatctgctttttttatgATCTGCATTGGCTGCTGCACCTCAGTGCAAGGTGTGGGGAAGTGGGTTTTGGTCAGAATTTCTTAGCGCTGATAGGTGGAGAGACTTGGCTATTTTGGTAGTCAATGAGGGGAAACCACTGGAAACTTCTCAGCTGTGGTAGAGTTACAATTTGACACCCTGTGGCTGAGCTCAGGGtgatgcagagctctgctgaaattAGTCTTGTGCCTGGGGTGATGTTGCTGGTGGTATCTACGCCGCCCTgacccacagcacccccagaccaTGCCAAGCAGGTGGGAGGACTGATGGATCTTGGTGAGGAGATCTGATGGATCTTGTGCTGCAGGTGAATTTGAACTCTGGGGATGGATCTGCCAGGGTTTTGGCACAGGGGTatggaggaaggagcagagggatCAGGCTCGAGCTTCCTGAGCACCGTGCCCTCCATGGGGCCAAGACATGGAAAACGCGGCTGATGCTTTCAGGATGTGGGAGCAATTTTGGGCGCAAGCTGCGAGCCGAGGCACGGTGGCTTTGTAGGGATCTGCTGTCCCTGTTGCAGGGTGGATCTGGGGCCCAgtcccctcccctgctccatcctTCCCTTGCAGTTTCAGTTTTCACCAGCAGTTGGGGAACTCAGGAAGCCACAGAAACGTGAGCGGGAACGTAGGAGATGGCAACACCACCCTGGAGAAAGGCTGCTTGGAGCTGAGGAAAAGTCTCTGCTTGTCACAGTTGCAAGGTAACTGCCTGGCCGTCAGGTTTCCCAGCAACTTTGAGCACCCCCAGACTGGAGAACCAAGCGAAGTTGAGGGCGTCCCGTGTTCCTGGGGAGCAAACAGGACTTAAACACTTGTCCTTTTTGGATGGGCAGGGGACAAGGTGGCTTCTTGATGGCTGAACATGGCCCTGACTGTCTTTCAGAGGGTGAGGGGTGCAAGCTCTGCCCCACGGGCTGGATGCTGCACGGGAGCAAGTGTTACTGGGTTACCGACATGATCAAGTCGTGGAGCAAGAGCCAGGACGACTGCAGGAATCGGGGGGCGAGCTGGTGATGCCGGGGGACCAGGAAGAGCTGGTAAAGGGACGATGGCATCGGGGCCGTGGGACgggtcccagggctgcacccGAGGGGCCGGTGGCACCTGAAGAAGGGTTCAGGGCTCGCCCAGAAAtctgggctcagcacccagccctgtgcctgagcATCCAGGGCGCCTTTGCCAGCGTCAGAGGGTGGGGGACATCGGTGGGGCTCGTTCCTGGGACGGGGGCTGTGCGGGGACGGGCTGGAGCGGGTTTGGGGATGGCACGCTGGCATCACCGCCTGCCCTCTGCCCCGCTCCAGGCTTTCCTAAACAAAATCCTGCAGAAACCCAAACGCTACTTCTGGATCGGCCTCTCCATCCCCTCCGCCGGGAAGGGCTGGACCTGGCTGAACGGCTCCCGCCTGGACCAGAGCCGGTGAGTGAGTGTTTTGGGGAGGGATGGGTGTTGGGGTGGGCACCTCCACCGTCACCCGAGGGACCCTGGTGCTGTGACGTgggctccctcctgcacccGCAGGTTCCCGTTGAGCCCCTGGGATGAAGGCAGAAGGTgcggggtgctgaggggggacAGGATCATCTCCGAAAAACTGCAGCTCGGGATTGCAGGGGATCTGCCAGAAAGAAGCCACCCAGCTCTGAGCCGGGGGGGCCACAAGCTGGTCTGTGGCCGGGAGAGACGCTCGGGGACGGGCCACGATCAGGCCCTCGGTGGGGGAATACGGGAGCTGTTGTGCAACGACCAGATTAATAATGCGCAAATTAATAATGACATTAGCTGGGCTCTGTTGTGTGGTGTTTTCAAGCAAGTTTGTTAACGGGGGAGGCTGGAAAGTGCATCCTTCTGTACCAGATAAACTTCCCGCCCTTGTGCCCGTCCCTTTCTGCCCACCAGCACTTACCCCTGGACCTGCCTCACCCTTCCAGGGCTCCAGGGCACACACCAGGCCCCCCTCCGACCCCCTGGGGAGGTGCCTTTGGGATTTCTACCCGTGCCAGCGTCCCCTTCAATCTTCCTCCTGGACCGTCCTCATCCTCAGGTTGTGCTTtcaccccaggcacagcacaagTAACCCAGGAGGTGGCCCGTACCCGAAGGGACTGACAgacggcagaggagagggatgcTTGTGGCAGCAttgcaaaggcagagaggaagtgCAGCGGTGAGAGCGTTagggttaaaaaggaaaaaaaagagggcaggggattaaaaaaagcaaccccaaaCTAAACCCCTAGCAAGCGAGCTCGCCACAAGGCAGTACTCGGTCCAGAATCCAAGGAGGGCAAACAGCCGGACCCTACTGAGCTGAGCGGAGGTGGGgacgggggacacggggacgggtGCAAGTCTAAGCCACGGCTGCCACATGGTGGTGATGGCGGAAGAGCCAAGAGCCTTTCCCTACAGCGTAACCTCCAAAACCAGGGtttccccagctcagagcaAGCGTGGAAGCTCGGTGGGACTGCCCCGTGGCATTGCGCCGCCTCCCGTCCTCGCTGCGTGAACACAGCTGTCTGAACTGGGACGCGTGAGGATGgatggactgggagcactgggaaggggCCATTTGCGGCAGCCCTGACGCCCGCCCTTCCGCGTCGCTGTGCCATCGCTGCCTTCGCAGGGGATGCGGTGAGGATTCTTCACCCACCATGAAGCACAAGCCGGGGTGAAAGCTTCACGGAAAGGGGGTGGGAGAGCGTCATGCGGTGGGAGGTTTGGGCTGGACCTGGGTGAAGTGAGTTTGGACTTGAGCTTAATTCTCGATTCCAGAGATCGCTGTGCTCAATCCAAGCGAGAGGGGAATTCTTGAGCGGGGAAACCGTACAATGACTTGCTGAAACTGTTAGTGCTGCTCGAGCTCATGCCTTTACCTGGCCTCATCTCCTAGTGTGGTGTattacagcatggaaaaaacaaacgagCTTTCCAGGTCGCTAACGATCACGCTAGCTGTAAAGATGGAGCAGAGAAACCGCTCTTGATGCTGATCATATCTAAGCAATGGCTTCATGACTCGCTCCTGCTGTACCCCAAAAGAATCCAACCTGGGGGCGTCTTGTAAACACCAGCGGGTACAAACGTGCAGTCCCTCGTTAACACGTACTAACTCACAGCAGGCGCTGCGGCGGGATTTTACTGCGGATGTCGGCCCGCAAAGCCAGCCGTGTGccgggctgcgtgtccagcagcgggTCGAGggggggattctgcccctctgctccgctctggggagacccccccgCAGTGccgcgtccagctcgggggtccccaggacaagctGCTCTCCCCCTGGagcgggtgctgctgcaggagccccagagcagctggaagcagccgTGGGCGTTGGGGACGAACCCGACCGGGACGGAGAGTGAACAAACCTCGCCGTGTCCCCGCTGAGAGGGGTCACGCGGCGGAAGTTTTCCTTAGCAAAGGAGCAGATCGAGACGCAGCCCTGCGCTTCGTATTGGCTGTCTCTCCCGCCACTCTCTCCTACCTGAGCGCTGATTGGTCGGAGCAGTGGGCGGAGCTGTTCTCGTTTCTCTCTGTGCCACTCGGTGTTTGGAGCTggctgaggcggcggcggcagaggtaggggagaaagagagagcgAGAGAACGAGAGAGCGGGGAGCAGCCGTGGTGAGGGGAGCTTGGCGGGCTCTTCGTCCCCTCGGCGCTCCCCGTGTCCGCCATTTCCCAGAGCGGCTGTCTCTGGTCCCCTGCTGTCCCCTCAGGGCCGTGGGTCGGAAGGAGCCTGTTCCCCCGCAGCTGCGGCTGGGTTTCATTTCTCTCTAGGACAGGAGGGGCGCTGCGGAGCCTGGCCcggccctgcctggccctgcggctGCCCAAGAGGCCCAGCCCGTACCCCCGTAGGGGTACCCAGAGTTGTACGGTGTTTGTGTCAACGCCCCCCGCCCAGTTCCCCCCAACCCCTTTTCTGTGGGAGTTGGTGGTTTCCTCCCCCCGAGGCCCTTTTGGGGAGCAGCTGCTCGTGGTTCTCCCGGCAGGGAGCTGGCCCCTTGTcatgaacaaaaccagcaacaacgTCGGTGGTTTTTGAAAGGCTGCAggcgctgccagggcaggggctgctttGTACAACGTGCGCAAGCAGCTCTGGGGGGAACAGTCCCGTCCCCTTGTGCCAGCTGAGCCCGTTTTGCAGCtttctgtgccagcagctggcagTTTGCAGGCGTTGGCATTTGTGgtggagcgggggggggctgaggggtgggcaggggggtgcCCCCAGCCAGCGAGTGCCTTGCGGCCGGtgtgggcagggtgctgggcagggtgctggctcTGCCGGGGACCGAGGGTCGGTCCCTGAGCTCGGTGATGCTGcgtgctggggacaggctgcagtgtcaggggggagcagggacagggcaggactGTGCTGGTGTTTCAAACCAAGTGCTGACAGCTGTCAGGCCACAGAATTAAGCGTCCCTGATCTGCTGCATCAGTGCCATGTGCTCTGCAACTTCCCAACAGGACAACAACAGCTGTGGTGGTAAAGCTGCATCCCAGCCTGCCTCGAAACAGCCTTTGCCACCGGTATTATGTCCTGGGAGCAAGACACTGCTTGTTGCGAGCAAGGTGATACCACATCTCGGTTTCCCTTGGGACAAAGGGAGGGGAACAGAATCTGCCCCAATGATGAGGATGTGGAGAACCCCCTGGGTCCCCAGGATGAAGGGGCATCCCCCCACCCAGAGGTGCCTGGGCATAGAGGCAAAAGGACACACAGAAGAGCTCTGGGTGAGTGCAGGGCCACCGCTGTGGGCTGTAGGGAGGGCACAATGTCTCGGTGGTGGTGTCACCCCAGGAGGCCTGGGGCTGGCAAGTGTGAGgcttcttccagctgtctggGAAAGGCCTGGTCTTGTGCTCAGTTCCCATCGGGTGGTCTGTAGCagccccccccacacacacacatctccatctgtctggcagctctcctgctgcaggctgtcccctggGGTTCCCTCCTGCGTTCCCTGGGCAGCTCGTGTTGGGGACGGCAGGGATGCGAGGGCCGTGCCTGCTCTGGGACAGCGCCGTCCTCACTGCGAGtggctttttcctcctgcaggcaggTGCTGCGCTCTCCCTCCAGCGTATGGCCTGGTGGTGGCTGTGCTCGTGGCTGTGCTCGTGGCTGTGATCCTGGCTTTGGCCATTGCTCTTGCTGTACAGTCGGGTAAGGGAGGAGCGGCTGCCTCCGTCCTGCCCCTGGGCACAGAACCGTGTGCCTGCTCCCTCTCGTTCCCTGGCAGCAAATTGGGGATCCCTGTGGGGGGAGCCCGgggctgcctccttccctgccccacgCAGCTGTGTCCCCTGCTCCCTGTGGAGGGGAATCCTCTgaccttcttcccttctcctcttccctccacagCAGGCAGACGTGAAGGTCATCTAGCTCCGGTGCTGGGTTGTCCTGACAACTGGGTTGGGTACCGCGACGTCTGCTACTACCTCTCGACGGAGGAGGGGAGCTGGGTGTGGAGCCAGGAGCGGTGCTCCTCACACGGGGCCTCGCTGGCTGTGCTCCAGAGGGAGTGGGAAATGGTGAGTGGGGGGCTGTTgtggctgcagggtgggggtgTGAAGGAAGGGGGGTTCCTGGGTTGGGTGCAGACCCTGGGTGTGGAGCCCGGGGCTGGTGAGCTCGTTCAGAAGCGCTGGAGTCTGTTGGAGCAGCCgttgggagggagctgctgccatcccaggggcagtggtggtggtggtggtgcagggctggggctgcctgccaggctggcagggacctgcGTGGGGCCGGGACAGTGAGTGGCgtggggccagcagcagctcctgagtgttggcttctctctttcctaccCAGGAGTTTCTCTCGCGCCTCAAAGGCAAAGATGATTTCTGGCTTGGGCTGCGGAGACAGGGCGAACGCCTGGAGTGGGTGGATGGCAGCAGCTTCACCCAGACGTGAGTCCCGTGTGTAGACGGTCCTGCAGTGGGACGGGCAGGGGCCTGGTGGGACGTGTCTGCTGGGACTGTCCCTTGCAGGCAGCCCTTGTCCCCTCCCGGTGCCTGCAAGGGACAAACATTATCCCAGCGGTACCAGCGGTGTCATTGCTTCCTGTTGCAGGATCCTGGTGCGGGGCCAAGGAGCGTGTCTGTATTTGAATGACAATGCTTTAGTGAGTACAAGCTGCTCACAGCAACGGCCATATATGTGCAGCAAGCACTATGCTCAGAGGTGACAGAGAGAGGACCTTCTCCGTGCTGAGCACTCACAGCTTCACCTCGTCCGCCAGCGCAGGCAGGGACTGGCCAGGTGGGGAGGCAAGCACAGAGCCCCGACGTGAGCaggggtgtgcgagggccgctgagggaggtttcagtccaggcagcccttttggggctggcacctttggcctgggagcaggggctcgacgtttacagtttggaggctggacACTGGTTGGCAGTGAGAGGGCGTAGGGATGTTCTTGCCTCAGCTGCTGGTTCGGGGTGCTCCTGGTCTCGGTAACAACTCGCTGCCAGGTCTCAGGGAGCTGAacctgcaggaagaggagacatCGTGGAAGCTGACGtgtgcctggctgggctgggaccTCAAGCACGGAACAAgtggtttttctccttgtgtGACCACCCCAGAACTCTTTCTTCTCGTGCGATTCAGTCACACCCGCTTTTGTGCGGTAGGGACAGAGCtcgagcagctgctgccagaggagATGGGCGCAGAGCTCTGCGGAGTtccctggcacagagctgggcgGCTCTGGTGTGTCAGCTGTGCTGTTACTCCTATTTTAGTACTCTGCTGTGCATTAAACCATTGTAAATTCCCAGGAGTGTCCCTTCTATTCCCGAAGGCACCTGTTGAAGGCAGCcctgtcccttcccctcctcgcCCCTGGGTGCAATTTCCATCCTGGCTTTTGGAGCAGCGCTGGCTCTGCCCGATGCCCAGGCGagtcctggggctgcccccgggctgtgctctgctgaaagGCACCCTCCCTGCCCGTCCCACCTTGCTTTCCTGCCTACGGGGTCTCTCAGGgccccccaaatcctgcccccctggagcaggtgctgctgcaggagccccagcagcagctggaagcagctgtgggCGTTGGGGACCCAGTTTGGGGTTCAGATGGCAGCGAGGATGGGTGAGGAGTGCTGTTTGTTGGGGCACTGCCACCTCGGGTTCCTTTGGCTCGCCCTTTCTGAGCTGGGGAACCCTGTTTGTGGAGGTTTCTGCCATGGGGACaggctcttctctccctccccctggtTTCTTCCtaattcctttcttgtttttttctcctttacctAACTTAGCTCTCGCACCGCTACGCTTCCTCTCCGCCTTTGCCTCTGTCAAGGATGACAGTGCAGCTAGAAGAGCCATAATCCCCCGCGTTAGAGCAGGCGCAGGCTGTGGTGAGTGAGGAGTGGGAAATGCAGGAGCACATCCCCATTTTTgaggtgcctttttttttttcccccactgggGCAAGGTCACTCAGGCTTTTTGGCTGCAGCGCCTCTAGAATTACCTCGGTGGATGATGCGGCAGCCATCACAGGCTGCCCTTCTCATCGCCACATTTCCGTTTTCATGCTGTTAACCCCAGCCACCCCCTTTCTCATAAGGGACAGGGCAAAATTTACCTGATAGGGCCTCAGAGCtcttcaaaggaaggaaaaagggctCTGAGCAATGTTTGTTTGCAGCATGATGGGGGTGGCTGTGGAAATAGGGTCTGCACTGAGCTGCTTTGAGCATGGTGATGGCTGGTGTGGGCAGCTCTCAcctggctgcttttgcagcaatGCTTGCACATTGGTTTAGCTCACATTTCCCCCACCTgactctatttttctttttttttcctccccacacaCCACAGGGCTCCTGCCAGCATGGCCTGCAGTTCAACCTGCA from Grus americana isolate bGruAme1 unplaced genomic scaffold, bGruAme1.mat scaffold_361, whole genome shotgun sequence includes:
- the LOC129200617 gene encoding C-type lectin domain family 2 member B-like isoform X1 — encoded protein: MSWEQDTACCEQGDTTSRFPLGQREGNRICPNDEDVENPLGPQDEGASPHPEVPGHRGKRTHRRALGRCCALPPAYGLVVAVLVAVLVAVILALAIALAVQSAGRREGHLAPVLGCPDNWVGYRDVCYYLSTEEGSWVWSQERCSSHGASLAVLQREWEMEFLSRLKGKDDFWLGLRRQGERLEWVDGSSFTQTILVRGQGACLYLNDNALVSTSCSQQRPYMCSKHYAQR